The DNA segment aaagggaaaattttaatttctagcaGTAGAGATTATTTTATCAGTTAATAAATGAGTTAAGTAGTTCCCCAAGTATGCACCCATATTTGCATCTGTCACGTTTTAAATAAGCTATGTAAGTTTATTGTAAAACTGACTTTAGATTACACTGCTTGGAGTACTTCTACTGACTGCTGTAAATTAAGTATTTTCCATGATATTCCATTTCTGAATTGGAGCAACTGATGTATTTCCATTGATAAATACTACTTTCTATTACAGTAACAGGCCTTGCAAGGAGACCTCTaaaggagcagctctgtgaagCCGGCCCAGTGGCACAAGGGCAGTAGTGGATGCTCTGTCTGCACACTATGGGGGCAACTGGAGGCTAACTCGTATCACTGCCaccaaataaattaatttgaaaatgttaagGCAGAACTTCATTTCTGTCCCTTCAAAGATGCCTGATAAGCTGCTCTAACAcaacttcctttaaaaagatgtggtttttcagcttttctgcttgaaaaagaCAGTATGTTGTAGCTATAACATCCCACAATTAttttgcagggggaaaaaaccccacgcTACTTAAGTCATATAGTAGCAGTCATGGTTTGTTGCAATTTAAATAGTGAGTCTGACACGCAACTGGTGGTCGTTTGCAGTTAGAAGCAAAAGCCAGATGGACAAAGGCATGCAGCATTGGTTAACCTTGATAAAGAGCTTTGAAAACTTTGAGAGCAGTTCAACAAAGTgcaaaaatactaaaaataattaaaattttaaaataaaaattgttctAGGAATATAAAGAtgtaaggaaaataacaagTTCTTTAAAGTTACGCTGTTCTTAACATCGGAATCACTTTGCTTTTGTGCAGTCAATGCTCTCTTCCAGTCCAGATCATAACACTGAGCATACTGTCCGTTTCTTTTGGCGCTTGGCTTTTTTCATGGCATTCAGTGCAATGGTTgttgcttctttaaaaacattttctatgttttcaCGACATTTTGCTGAGCACTCCAGATAAACTTCTGCATTAATCTGCTGACAAGCTGCTTCACCCTGGAAAGAACAAAAGGTAAGAAAAGATGTAAAACCCAAGGTATGAGAGAAGGAAGGTGAGataggaaagaaagggaattattttttatgtctttgtGTCATGAGGTCAGGAAGAAAGGAGCTGCCTCTGAGTATAGTGCTAGAGCGTGTGGCACTGGTAATAAACTCTCTGCCTGGCCTAACAGTTCACTGCATCGGAGACTCTGAGATGCTGACTGCTGATagtataaaaatattctcagtATTAAGTTCgtttaaaagaaatgctgaggTGGATACCCAAGTGAGGATAAGATGACTacatggggattttttttttcaggcctGACCTTAACTATTACGTGATGTCACCTTTAGCATTGAATGTCACATGCAGGAGCAGAATCTAACCCCGTGTCTTGCTGGTGCACATGCAGGAACCCTAACTTTTGCTTTGGAGCATCACAACGGCTTGACCGAAATCCTCATATGCACAAATGGGTGCCTGTTTCTCAGCCTCACCCAAATGCATGCAATGGGAACAGACCAGAATCTagaatatttgcatgcaattCTGGTTGCGCGAAATCACTACAGACAAAACACAGTGATTTCTTACTTTGCTTGTGATCCTTTCATTGTCAGCCCCCAGTATTTGAATGCTTGTGAGCCCTGGAGTGTGATTCCAGGTCTGCAACCCACAGCTCACAAACTCTGCATTTATTCATTATAAGCCTTGGGAGCGGGTTCACTTGAGCACTTAGGCTTCTATAGGGGGCTTTTTCTCCAGCATATTTAAGCGAAGTTTGTCTCCTTCCAGTTGTTGCAAGCTGCAGTACTGGCAGATACTGTTCGGGTCCTCTGTGCCTGGGATCAGAAGCATCACGTCATGTGACTCGAGATGCCACCAGCTGTAAAAGACTGAGGTAGTGTATATGTAAGGGGAGAAAAACCAAGTGGGAGGGCTCACATAGGAGACAAAGTTTGTACATCATGTGGGCCCTGGAATTTAATTGCACGAGGCCTCAGCAGACTTGCCAAAAGCGTCTGTTGCTTGCCCTGAACCTCCTGTGTGAGGGTGATGGAGTTATTAATGCAAATGAGGGACAACCTACAGCTGTTCACAAAGCAACAGGATGGGTATCTCATCTTGAGCACAAGGAAGACAAGTTAAAAATCCCAGAATGGTTTAGCGGTGATGcagttgctgtttcttttcatggTGTTTAGAAAAAGGAATGATGCATTCAAGATCTTAGTACACTTAACCTTGTTCCCTGGACTTGTGTCTCAAACAGTTCAAGAGCTGCTGTTCTTGCTCTGAGATGAGAGGAGAAGGACAGCTTTgtagttaaagaaaaaaggggtggggggaagactAGAGCAGAAGGGTCTCGCATGACGTGGGACAATGTTCCACCACTGACTCTTTCTCCTGTACCAGGGACAGCTATGCCAGTGTTGTAACACTAGTTTCAAGTCTCGCTGCTTTGTAATACCTAAATTGAAAAGATAATAcgcattttttttaagattacttTAGAGACTTCaaagaaaagtttcttttgTTAGAGAAGCCTTGCAGATGTTTTTGCTATTGTCAttgaaaggatttatttttaaatagggTTTGcgaaacacattttttccagaatggTCAGTATTTTTAATCCTGTAATGTGTATCAATCCTGTAATGCGTAACCTAGCATCTCCAGTCTTTCTCACAATCCCAATCAAAGTACCAGTGATGGGAGCAACGTATCCTAATAAAAATTACGAAGGGAGTCCAAGAAACTTGTTGAGGCTTACAAATTTGTAACAGTAATAACTCAGctgtgaaagaaagaatgagATGTAATGAGCCTAGAAGGCATAGCTAGCAGTTTCCTTCCAGACATCGCAAGATATACAAAATGCTCTTCAAATTTCTCTTTACTTTGGTACTAAAAATGGGTGGTACTTTGGTACCAAAAATTTGGCCACTTCCATAAACGACTTACAGAAACCCGTTAGTGCTGACTGTCAATAATTTCTTTATCTGGACACTGTGATCACCGACTTTTGGAGTATCTGTGATTGCACTTGTGAGCAATGATGCCGTTGAACTAAGTGTGCTTTATCTCTTGTAAAGAGGACACTGCTTTAAATGCACTTGTATTTACCTGGTTGTAAGTAATGGGTTCCTGCTTAGAAGCCCTGAGTTTGCGCAACTGTTCTTTGTCTTTCCGAAGGTCTGTCTTGCAGCCGATCAGTACGAGCGGGACACCTCGGCAGAAGTGATTCACTTCAGGATACCACTGATGGCAGAATAACAAAACTTTAACATCtagcttccccccaccccaaatcaAAACAATAAAGCCAAGGAACAGAACCAGCATTTAATATACCCTGCAATCTCAGTGTTTTGAAAGTCATTAATATAGTGGTAGGGGCCCAACATGTGCTATTTAGGTTACAGAAACATTTAAGTCCTATCCAAAGTCAGTTGCTTTGTAACACCTGCCGCTATGCCAAAGTGTATGCTTAACATCTGTTTAAATTCAGAAGAGCTCCTCTAAAGTCATATTGAAGAGCAGAATTTGGACCAagtcttgctttcttttgccGGTGCTATGTACAGGAATGCTAATTTCTACTTTGGGGGATTACAGAAATCCTAGTACAAACAAGTGGTTGCTTATATGTCTCTCCCCTGTATTTAAATATGCATGTGATTGAAGCAGACTTGAATCTTAAATGCCTGGGTGGAATCTTGGTTTTGTGACATCGCTACAGAAGCAGTGATTTCACCACTGGTTTGTGATTTTAGTGTCCTGCAGAGTCAACCCCCGTTCTGAGTGCTTATGAGCCACGGAGAGGTGAGCTCCAGGTCTAAGGTCTGTGACCTGCAGCTCAGTGAATGATGAGTGATCTGTGCATCTACATGCCCAGGGTACAGGATGCTAAAAGCATCAGCTTTTTTAATCTGACATCCTGCCATATATCAGGCGTAggtaattaatttaaaaggttGAAGCAATTATGAAAGTCTCTTACCTTAGATGCTACATTATCATAGCTAGTGGGGTTCATGACATCGTAACAAATTAACACGTCGTTTGTGTTCTGGTAAGAGAGCGGTCGTAGCCGATCATAGTCTTCCTGGCCTGAAACACAGAGCATGTTTTGGGTAAAAGAAATCTGTCTTTACATGTTCTCCATCATACTGCATGTTAAAGATATGTACTTGAGATCAAAACCAACAGTACTATAATTGCATAGACTGAAAGCTTTCCATACTTGTAGAATTCCTTCCGTTAAGTGCAGGAGATTCCTCTTCACTGACAAAAGTGATGCTTTAGAATAGAAAACATGTCATTGGcaagttttaataaaaagcctGCTTTGTCCAACTTCTAAGTACTTGCAAGTAGTTCTAATTGCCAAGTTGCTGCTCACAAGCAAAATCAGCAAAAGGAATTTGACAGATATTGATTAAAACATTTGCAATTTGGCAGTGGTTCCATTCTCCCAAATACATTTCTGCATGCGATGCTGTGAGAAGAAACACCATATTTGCTAGATGTGACGGCTGAAGTAAAAATCTTGGCTGGGAGAAGCAAGTTTTCCACTCAGCGAGCTGAGAGGAAGCAGCTATTAGCAGTATGCCTTTAGCACCGCTGCTCACTGTAGCAGCACACATGTGATTTCACAAAACATGTTGCAACATAAGCCAGGCTCAAGTAGTCTTTGAAGCAGGACTACACAGCAGATCTTAGGGACGCTGCTGAATTTTGGAAGAGCAGAGGATTTGTCATGCTTCTGATTAGGGATAGTCTAGTATGTGATCTGACAAGAGGAAGCTAATTTGCTTCAGACCTGTACTCTTCCCCTTGCCGTACATGTGACTTAGCAGTATTTGCCATGCTAGGGTCTAAAGGTGTCTTGCTTTGAGAGATGAAGTTCAAGAAAGCAATAATTACCAGGTAGAGTTGAcagctcagggaaaaaaacccagtctttCATTTGCAACTTTTTCAGAGACTTTATTAAGTACCATGGAAGAAACCATGATTTCTGTGGAAGAGCTATTTGCCCCCTGAATGCTTTCCCTGGAATCAGGTATGTCTCTGATGCACCGAATTTTCCAAATGAGAGCTCGGAATGCCATTCCTTACCATGATCACCACAATATACACACAATCCAGAAACTGCCCTACAGGGAATTTATACATCTCAAATCTTTGTACTGATATTTCAGATGAAGGGATGCTGAAAATTTCAGTGTGCCCCAACTTTACACCAATAATTCCTGCCCTGGCACCTGGCTCAGTCCCAAGTCACATATTTATCACTCTACCCAACATGCTTGTCCACAGCCGCAATCTGAAGAAATGCAGATATCAGAAGGCCAACAATTCTACAATACTTTGTGTgttgtgtgtccccccccgtcccctccccccgTCAATTTAACCAATGGATCGAGATACAGGTTATTACAAGGCAAATCCTACTGAATAAGCCATTACTCAGTTTGCCTGAGATGTCTGTAAAATCGGAATCTTAGGTTTGAACCACTCTGTATTTGAGATCCCCCAAGAGCAGCATGCTCTGTGGGTGAAGTGCAGGACAAAGAAGGATCAATCCCTCAGTGTTTAATCTAGAAATAATAGACAATTGATAAAATTATGCGTGTTGTATAAACATTCAGAGCAAAGACTACTGCTTAGCCCTTCTTACTCTCCCAGATCCACCTACTTGTTTGCAGCCAATTTACCATTTTGTTGCTGAGATAGTCTTCTAAATGCATTAAATATATCAGGTGCCaaactttctgttttcttcctaacTTCCTCCAGTGTTATGTGCTGTGTatgatttttccctttcaagtTCATGCCTCTGAGCTTCTACCAATATAGCTTGTAAAATCAAAAGGTCCTCCTGAATTATTGCTGGCAATTTGTGAGGCAGATAGGACTGTCCCCTTGAAATAAACATGTTTGCTAATCAGAACATACAGCTAAAACCATACTCTCCTGGATGGGGTAACCATACTCTCCTGGAAGAGGTATCTTCAATGGTGTGACACAAATATGCTGTATTGCAAATCAAAAACTATAGATATGCTCTAGTGAACAGCACCTTCATCTTCAAAACCAGCAGTGCAGCCATGGGTTTTTAAgcaaactgagaaaataaatgcatgatAAAATGCTGCTGTATAAAATGTGGGTGGCTCCATGCATATTTGGAATTTCACATACAGAGTGCAGAACGAGGTATAGCATAGAGACCACAGGGGGAAGGTTAGATGGTAATTGCTTAACTTGTATTATGGTTGGATGATTGCAGCGCTCACttggaaggagaagaaacatttttttaaagcacagatgCAGTTCTTTGGTTGTTGAGGATTTAACAGGACCTGGATCAAGCTGTGTCTAAACATCAATGTCCCTGTCACTGCAAACAatccccttcctgccccatcCTTAAATGCTGCTGATGAAATGCAAGAAAGGGTCTGGGAGACTTTTTCTCTGTAAAGCTGCTCAGTCTGTGGTCAGAGCTAGTTTGGCACAGATGCAGGTCTTCCAgtaaaagagttttaaaatgaaagaacaggGCTGAACCCAAGCAGTAACTGAACGTATATGCAAAGGCCCCAAGTGTGCTTCCTCAAGCATGGgtagctgttttctttccccagttAACAAGTAGCATGCTGTGGAAGAACTGGTCAACTATATGCCTACATGTGAGCATATCTGTGactctcctctgccttcctcaaTTCATTGTAGCATCAGAGaccctgtttgttttttttttaaaggaaaaactcTGTCCAGCTGAATTCACCAATATTTTGCTAATTCTTTGCAAAGACCTCACTCCTGCGTGCCTCTGTGACATGCTGTGTAACCCACATCACTGCAGTCAGGGCCCTATGGTGAGGTGGGGCCTCAGGTGATGGTTGAGGATGAACGGGGGAAGAAATGAAACCGCAGGTCTTGGTTTCACATGCATGTTCCCCTTTGTCTGCTCTTCACCAGTTCACCACCCAACATGTGTCAGCCTGTGCGTTGCTCAGTCCATAAAGGAGCTCAGCAGCCGCTGTCATTGACAGGAGAGGATCAATGATGAGAGTCAAGACTTGCCAGCCTAGGAGTTTACCAGTATGTGCTGTCCTAACGTACAGCAGCGCTGTCCATCACCACCAGCTGCCTATAGGTAAGGAAGAATGTAATATCCTGCCACCCTGTCCAGACCAGCCAACCACTTCCTATGTACGGCCACACGTTGTCTGTAATACCCCACACTCGTGGTTTAGGACTGACATAGAACCATGCAATGGTGTGCCCTCACAGGCACACAGAAATGCACCCAGTgctgttttatttgttattcTGCAGGCTCCATGGGAATAGCATGGTTATTAGCTTGCCAGCTATGTTTTTTTTActaatcagtttaaaaaaaattgggaaAGAGGCATTCTTGGCATGGATAAAACAAGTAGAGGAGGACACTTGGGGTGCAGGGGAAGCACACTTCAATtaaaaagttggggttttttgtctccCTCAGGCACATCCTCCCTTTCAAAGGtacaaaaaattattctttcatatACCAGCTTCTAAAATTTCTCTTAAGGCCTCAGACTGCTGTGCATCTGT comes from the Phalacrocorax carbo unplaced genomic scaffold, bPhaCar2.1 SCAFFOLD_84, whole genome shotgun sequence genome and includes:
- the LOC104052320 gene encoding rho-related GTP-binding protein RhoF isoform X1: MEAANGALPEGAAGASRGSAAAPSGKKEVKVVIVGDGGCGKTSLLMVYAKGSFPEQYAPSVFKKYTTSVTVGKKEVTLNLYDTAGQEDYDRLRPLSYQNTNDVLICYDVMNPTSYDNVASKWYPEVNHFCRGVPLVLIGCKTDLRKDKEQLRKLRASKQEPITYNQGEAACQQINAEVYLECSAKCRENIENVFKEATTIALNAMKKAKRQKKRTVCSVL
- the LOC104052320 gene encoding rho-related GTP-binding protein RhoF isoform X2 → MEAANGALPEGAAGASRGSAAAPSGKKEVKVVIVGDGGCGKTSLLMVYAKGSFPEQYAPSVFKKYTTSVTVGKKEVTLNLYDTAGQEDYDRLRPLSYQNTNDVLICYDVMNPTSYDNVASKWYPEVNHFCRGVPLVLIGCKTDLRKDKEQLRKLRASKQEPITYNQSFTAGGISSHMT